Proteins from one Pseudomonas grandcourensis genomic window:
- a CDS encoding AraC family transcriptional regulator, with the protein MLNDVHLLERHSLLSSADYREIKDKVSQYLCPHSFNVLRDEPIYTRLNGVFFGDSALLDLRYGAPVEITIGDIADQYLFRITLQGHCEVAHGRRSAAMQSGYLSVSSPFAQSRIVTDGECRNLILRVDRDALETQLQRLLGRSLRQSVIFDVSVDHLGVGVVSLYHTLDYICRLYGSGVDGSRLASGLSEYLMQLLLTQLPHNYSADLLIDSRAPLPHHVKKARDYIEEHLDEPISLTTLSELCGVSVRTLQNGFNQFLQQAPVEYIRDRRLAVIHESLKQGRAGETVTDILLRHGINSFGHFSSAYRHRYGCLPSDTLRRQKH; encoded by the coding sequence ATGTTGAATGATGTACACCTGTTGGAACGGCACAGCCTGCTCAGCTCGGCCGATTACCGCGAGATCAAGGACAAGGTCAGCCAATACCTGTGCCCGCACAGTTTCAATGTGCTGCGTGACGAGCCGATCTATACCCGGCTCAACGGCGTATTCTTCGGCGATTCGGCGCTGCTCGACCTGCGCTATGGCGCGCCGGTGGAGATCACCATCGGCGACATTGCCGATCAGTATCTGTTTCGCATCACCTTGCAGGGGCATTGCGAGGTGGCCCACGGGCGGCGCAGCGCGGCGATGCAGTCGGGCTACCTGAGCGTTTCCTCGCCGTTCGCGCAGAGCCGCATCGTCACCGATGGCGAGTGCCGCAACCTGATCCTGCGCGTCGACCGTGATGCCCTGGAGACGCAACTGCAACGCCTGCTCGGCCGCAGCCTGCGTCAGTCGGTGATCTTTGATGTCAGCGTCGATCACCTGGGCGTCGGCGTCGTCAGCCTCTATCACACCCTGGACTACATCTGCCGGCTGTACGGCAGCGGCGTAGACGGTTCGCGTCTCGCCAGCGGCCTGTCCGAATACCTGATGCAACTGCTGCTCACACAGCTGCCGCACAACTACTCGGCGGATCTGTTGATCGACTCGCGCGCGCCGCTGCCGCACCACGTGAAAAAGGCCCGTGACTACATCGAGGAGCACCTCGACGAACCGATCAGCCTGACGACCTTGAGCGAACTGTGCGGCGTATCGGTGCGCACCCTGCAAAACGGCTTCAACCAGTTCCTCCAGCAGGCACCGGTCGAGTACATCCGCGACCGTCGCCTGGCGGTGATTCACGAGTCGCTCAAACAGGGCAGGGCCGGCGAGACCGTCACCGATATCCTGTTGCGTCACGGCATCAACAGCTTCGGGCATTTTTCCAGCGCCTATCGGCATCGCTATGGCTGTCTGCCGTCGGACACGTTGCGGCGGCAGAAGCATTGA
- a CDS encoding MFS transporter: protein MNIQVDNAVLQRQKKKTYIYEWYVVGLCMIAYIFSFVDRQILALMIEPIKADLQISDTQFSLLHGLAFSLFYAFMGMPIAYLADRFSRPKIIAVGVVFWSLATAACGMSKNFLHMFLARIGVGVGEAALSPSAYSMFSDMFPKEKLGRAVGIYSIGSFVGGGLAFLVGGYVIAMLKDMNTIEVAFLGAMKAWQLAFFIVGLPGMLVGLLIWLTVRDPARKGLQVDAQGRAKKVAMSDGLRFLGRHRATFTCHYLGFSFYAMALFCLMSWSPALYIRKFGLSPMEAGYMLGTVLLVANTAGVLFGGWLTDYLAKKGHQDAAMRTGVIGALGMAVPAVLFSQVDQLWLSVTLLVPAMFFASFPMPASTAAMQILAPNQVRAQVSAVFLLISNLLGLGLGTTLVALLTDRYFGSPAAVGSSMSLVICGASALTVLLLWRGCRHFRESYAREHPTRA, encoded by the coding sequence GTGAATATCCAGGTCGATAACGCGGTCCTGCAACGGCAGAAGAAGAAAACCTACATTTACGAGTGGTACGTGGTAGGCCTGTGCATGATCGCCTACATCTTTTCATTTGTGGATCGGCAGATCCTGGCGCTGATGATCGAGCCGATCAAAGCCGACCTGCAGATCAGCGACACTCAGTTCAGCTTGCTGCACGGGCTGGCCTTTTCGTTGTTCTACGCCTTCATGGGCATGCCCATCGCCTACCTGGCGGACCGCTTCTCCCGGCCGAAGATCATCGCCGTCGGCGTGGTGTTCTGGAGCCTGGCGACTGCAGCCTGCGGCATGAGCAAGAACTTCCTGCACATGTTCCTCGCCCGCATTGGCGTCGGCGTCGGCGAAGCGGCCCTGTCGCCCTCGGCCTACTCCATGTTCAGCGACATGTTCCCCAAGGAAAAGCTCGGCCGCGCAGTGGGCATCTACTCGATCGGTTCGTTCGTCGGTGGTGGCCTGGCCTTCCTGGTGGGCGGCTATGTGATCGCGATGCTCAAGGACATGAACACCATTGAGGTCGCCTTTCTCGGCGCGATGAAGGCCTGGCAGCTGGCGTTCTTCATTGTCGGTCTGCCCGGCATGCTGGTCGGCCTGTTGATCTGGCTCACCGTGCGCGACCCGGCGCGCAAAGGCCTGCAGGTCGATGCGCAGGGTCGGGCGAAGAAGGTCGCGATGAGCGATGGCTTGCGCTTCCTCGGCCGCCACCGTGCCACCTTCACCTGTCATTACCTGGGCTTTTCGTTCTACGCCATGGCCCTGTTCTGCTTGATGAGCTGGAGCCCGGCGCTGTACATCCGCAAGTTCGGCCTGTCGCCAATGGAGGCGGGCTACATGCTCGGCACCGTGCTGTTGGTGGCCAACACCGCCGGGGTGCTGTTCGGTGGATGGCTCACCGACTACCTGGCCAAGAAAGGTCATCAGGACGCTGCGATGCGCACTGGCGTCATCGGTGCCCTCGGCATGGCGGTGCCGGCCGTGCTGTTCTCTCAAGTCGATCAACTATGGCTGTCGGTGACGCTGTTGGTGCCAGCGATGTTCTTCGCTTCGTTCCCGATGCCGGCGTCCACGGCGGCGATGCAGATCCTCGCGCCGAACCAGGTACGTGCGCAGGTCTCGGCCGTGTTCCTGCTGATCAGCAATCTGCTGGGGTTGGGCCTGGGCACCACGCTGGTGGCGCTGTTGACCGACCGCTACTTCGGATCGCCCGCGGCGGTGGGGTCGTCGATGTCGCTGGTGATCTGTGGCGCGTCGGCGTTGACCGTACTTCTACTATGGCGTGGTTGCCGTCATTTCCGCGAAAGCTATGCCCGTGAACACCCGACCCGGGCTTGA
- a CDS encoding OprD family outer membrane porin translates to MFQVKQSCRGLGIAGVLGIICSPLAAYADVVDDSHLKVDTRNFYLHRNYTNTNAPVSEVHSWSQGFDAQFTSGYTDTALAIGLDVDAQYAVRLDSSGNDGSLPYSVRDQQTADDYSRAGATFKMRYSKTELKVGDLRPQLPVAYDDASRQLDTIYQGAVVESKEVDGLTMTGGRFWSAVTRESSNHEKLYKFGSTDNLDSDGLDFGGATYDITKNLQASYFYGVLHDIYQQHYFGLMHMADLGSGYKLKTDLRYFNNNEDGNALNGEIDNRSYGGLFSLLKGAHMFGLSYQRMLGDSVFPTMNGFIPQPYLVHWSSLGFVRPGEKSWGARYSYDFAGMGMPGLKLYTRYIKGTNWNRGNNLSDNQESERFLGLSYVVQSGALQGLGLDLRNIDVKQKYGYDYNEFRVATTYTWKFW, encoded by the coding sequence ATGTTTCAGGTAAAACAATCTTGCCGTGGGCTCGGTATTGCCGGCGTATTGGGAATTATCTGTTCGCCATTGGCAGCCTATGCCGATGTTGTTGATGACAGTCACTTGAAAGTGGATACACGCAACTTCTACTTGCATCGTAACTACACCAATACCAATGCGCCGGTTTCTGAAGTGCATAGTTGGTCTCAGGGTTTCGATGCGCAGTTTACTTCCGGTTATACCGACACGGCCCTGGCGATCGGCCTTGATGTGGATGCGCAGTACGCTGTGCGCCTGGATTCGTCGGGCAACGACGGTTCGCTGCCCTACAGCGTCCGTGACCAGCAGACGGCCGATGACTACAGTCGTGCTGGCGCAACCTTCAAGATGCGCTACAGCAAAACCGAGTTGAAGGTCGGTGACCTTCGCCCTCAATTGCCGGTGGCGTACGATGACGCCAGCCGGCAACTGGATACGATCTATCAAGGGGCGGTGGTCGAGTCCAAGGAAGTCGATGGGTTGACGATGACCGGTGGCCGGTTCTGGTCTGCCGTGACACGGGAATCTTCCAATCACGAGAAGCTGTACAAGTTTGGTTCCACCGATAATCTCGACAGTGACGGCCTGGACTTCGGTGGCGCAACTTACGACATTACCAAGAACTTGCAAGCCAGTTATTTCTATGGTGTGTTGCACGATATTTATCAGCAACACTATTTTGGCCTGATGCATATGGCTGACTTGGGTAGTGGATACAAACTCAAGACCGACTTGCGCTACTTCAATAACAATGAAGATGGCAATGCCTTGAACGGTGAAATCGACAACCGTTCCTACGGCGGCTTGTTCTCCTTGCTCAAAGGCGCCCACATGTTTGGCCTCAGTTACCAGCGCATGCTCGGTGACAGCGTATTCCCGACCATGAACGGTTTTATCCCGCAACCTTACCTGGTGCACTGGTCGTCCCTGGGGTTTGTCCGCCCGGGTGAAAAGTCCTGGGGCGCGCGCTACAGCTATGACTTTGCCGGGATGGGCATGCCGGGGCTGAAGCTCTACACCCGCTACATCAAGGGTACCAACTGGAACCGTGGCAACAACCTGAGCGACAACCAGGAAAGCGAACGTTTTCTGGGACTCAGCTACGTGGTGCAGAGCGGGGCGCTGCAAGGCCTGGGGCTGGACCTGCGCAACATCGACGTGAAACAGAAGTACGGCTACGACTACAACGAATTCCGTGTCGCCACGACCTACACCTGGAAGTTCTGGTAA